The Verrucomicrobiia bacterium genome window below encodes:
- a CDS encoding PPC domain-containing protein translates to MKLGFRQGLNELAASLTNAVILSASSNVVIHLQRQETLPAPRDLLPVFAGNTFAAGTWPDPTFGGVVDGLSPAGIDNAVAQWIPALPSMGAGVPTATGLKFSVNVVEGRGYVVETSTNLVHWSPHSAFVSTAREWTLPDNMVAATRQRFYRILDRTGNLPPPPNDLFANSELLSGKNAVVSGYADGADTEIGEAGWGRSIWWSWTAPESGWYIVRTKSGQARVYRGQAVAALSLVASGNQPFYAQAGLTYHIRAESWGETAPVQFVLSTVPVVSVVSPQPSGVIPFGNATVFSILAHDDDTIKSIELVMNGTTTITASQHLLLTNSLPPGEYDCYVRAEDSFGVASTTNFAFRVAPENDAFADRIRIPGNTALASGSQLGAGKEPGEPVHGSQELGQSVWWSWVAPTNGFVAASLYRIAVSYEYYPWDELDVAIFTAGRPVLGVYSGDTRTLVGTNTSPLWGAAAAVGFAAVAGTEYHFAVDDVSATWGLVRLLIHGLRPSNDDFSQGIALTGFPMTTNAANVGATNENGEPFHAGEAPVRSLWWRWVAPSNGPVVITAQSHDVAAPVGNPRLAVYTGSSLSNLTPVVSAAASLEGGAAQVTFNAVTGVGYHIAVDDTDFEGDVRLTLGPAPATTLSSGQRLDHLYAPQGTLTYYKFTVAPGREWFRVTTFGGYGDCDVYVRHAAQPTFAEWDHRPLLDGNDEEVTVANPAAGEWHVMVHAYGPYLGVSLLLQ, encoded by the coding sequence ATGAAGCTCGGGTTTCGCCAGGGGCTGAATGAACTGGCCGCGTCCCTGACGAACGCCGTGATCTTGTCTGCTTCCAGCAATGTCGTAATCCACCTCCAACGACAAGAGACCCTGCCTGCACCGCGCGACTTGCTGCCCGTTTTTGCAGGCAACACGTTCGCCGCAGGCACATGGCCCGATCCCACGTTCGGCGGCGTCGTCGATGGGTTGAGCCCTGCTGGGATCGACAACGCCGTTGCGCAGTGGATTCCCGCACTACCCTCAATGGGTGCGGGTGTGCCGACGGCGACCGGCCTGAAGTTCTCGGTGAACGTGGTTGAAGGGCGCGGTTACGTGGTCGAGACCTCCACAAACCTGGTGCATTGGAGCCCCCATTCTGCCTTTGTGTCCACCGCGCGGGAATGGACGCTGCCGGACAACATGGTTGCTGCAACCCGCCAGCGGTTCTATCGGATCCTCGACCGCACCGGAAACCTGCCTCCGCCACCCAACGATCTCTTCGCGAACAGCGAGTTGTTAAGCGGCAAGAACGCCGTTGTATCCGGATATGCCGACGGGGCAGATACCGAGATTGGCGAAGCCGGGTGGGGACGTTCCATCTGGTGGAGTTGGACTGCCCCCGAGTCGGGCTGGTACATCGTGCGCACAAAGAGCGGCCAGGCGAGGGTGTACAGAGGTCAAGCCGTGGCCGCCCTCAGTTTGGTGGCTTCTGGAAATCAACCATTTTACGCGCAGGCGGGATTGACTTACCACATCCGCGCTGAGAGCTGGGGGGAGACGGCGCCAGTTCAGTTTGTGCTGTCGACGGTGCCCGTCGTGTCCGTTGTGAGCCCGCAACCGTCGGGCGTGATTCCCTTCGGGAACGCCACAGTGTTTTCGATTCTCGCTCACGATGACGACACAATTAAGAGCATTGAACTGGTGATGAATGGAACGACTACGATCACGGCGTCCCAGCATCTTCTGCTGACAAACTCTCTTCCGCCTGGTGAATACGATTGTTATGTCCGTGCGGAAGACAGCTTCGGCGTCGCCTCTACAACGAACTTTGCGTTTCGCGTCGCCCCTGAAAACGACGCATTCGCCGATCGCATCCGAATTCCTGGCAACACGGCGCTCGCAAGCGGAAGCCAGCTCGGTGCTGGAAAAGAACCTGGAGAACCCGTGCACGGTTCTCAGGAACTCGGGCAATCCGTTTGGTGGTCCTGGGTTGCTCCAACAAACGGATTCGTCGCGGCATCATTATACAGGATCGCGGTATCGTATGAATATTATCCTTGGGACGAGCTGGACGTGGCAATCTTCACAGCAGGGCGGCCGGTTCTTGGCGTATATAGCGGTGACACGCGCACCCTTGTGGGGACCAACACCAGCCCGCTGTGGGGCGCCGCCGCCGCGGTTGGATTTGCTGCAGTGGCCGGCACTGAATACCACTTCGCAGTGGACGATGTTTCAGCAACGTGGGGACTTGTGCGGCTCTTGATCCACGGCCTGAGACCCTCCAACGACGACTTCTCACAAGGCATCGCATTGACCGGTTTCCCCATGACAACGAACGCTGCGAATGTCGGGGCCACCAATGAAAACGGCGAGCCCTTCCACGCGGGAGAAGCGCCGGTGCGGTCGTTGTGGTGGCGCTGGGTTGCGCCGTCAAACGGGCCAGTAGTGATCACCGCGCAAAGCCATGATGTCGCCGCGCCGGTCGGGAATCCAAGACTCGCCGTTTATACCGGGTCGAGCCTTTCCAACCTGACACCTGTCGTGAGTGCTGCCGCTTCGCTAGAAGGCGGTGCGGCACAGGTTACTTTCAACGCAGTCACGGGCGTCGGCTATCACATTGCCGTTGACGACACCGATTTTGAAGGGGATGTGCGTCTGACACTCGGTCCGGCACCTGCGACCACATTGTCGAGCGGCCAACGCCTGGATCATCTTTATGCTCCGCAAGGGACATTGACCTATTACAAATTCACGGTTGCTCCGGGCAGGGAATGGTTTCGGGTGACCACGTTTGGTGGCTATGGGGATTGTGATGTCTATGTGCGACATGCAGCACAGCCGACCTTCGCCGAGTGGGATCACCGACCGCTTTTGGACGGCAACGATGAAGAGGTGACAGTGGCGAATCCAGCCGCGGGCGAATGGCATGTGATGGTGCATGCATACGGACCCTATTTGGGCGTATCTCTCCTGCTTCAGTGA